The sequence below is a genomic window from Glycine max cultivar Williams 82 chromosome 20, Glycine_max_v4.0, whole genome shotgun sequence.
TATGAACAAACTTTTTAACGATATATTACTACATCATTTgacaccaaaaaaatattactacatgtttgaataataatgtaaatttttcaTGCTAAAGGTTTGGGACCGTGAAAAGATTGTGGTTATCCCTGATCATTACATATTCACAAATGATGAACGCGCACACCGCAATGTGGATATTGCTAGAGATTTTTGTGTTGAGCAAGATATCAAGTACTTTTATGATATTCAAGATCGCAGTAACTTCAGGGTGCGATGTCTCTTTAGACTTTTCTTACACATTGgttggtttcattttttattttattttattttttgtatattttgttctctatttaacattgttcaattaataaaaaaagaaggaaaatgctAGTTTCAAAAATGATTCCAGATATTTGAAGTGAAACCAAACAAGCATAACTATATTTGAATAACAATGTCAAATTTCCTGGAAAACTACTAATTTTGCAGATAATGTTATGCCCTGAAAGTCAACTAATTTTCCTGAATAATAATGTCACATTATATTACTTGCATCACAAGTCAATTATCTATacctattttctaaaaaaagaaaaagataagaaattaaCCTGTGTGTTGGACAGCCAGCccagattaaataaaattgaaaagcgTCTTAGACTCTAGTTAATTGTATATAACTTGCAAatttaaaagggaaaaaaattactGTTTATCAACAATGAGGCATTCCAACTTGTTCAGCGAAAGAGCCCTTAATGCAGTTTTAAAAACTGACCCGTATGACCAGTTTTAAAGTACTGGGTCATTGGGTTAATAGGTAAAACAGTGGATCCTTAAATAACTTGTATGACCcaatatgtattaaaaaatatgaaaattttattccatcttaaagaaaatcccaaaaagaaTCACTActcataaacaaaatcaaagtgTAAGTATCTAAATCAATTAAGCATTGGCGCTCCTTATACATAACAAATTgaacaagtaatataaaaaaaaaatcaacaatcacATTGCAACAACAAAGAGTTGTCATTTTGagtaatttgaaaagaaaagaaaaagttacatGATCTTGCCCAAGTCAACAGGTTACTTATCCGTTCAACCACAAATCCAACCGGATCACACCAAGTTGACTGTATGAATGGGCTGATAGCCAACCCAACCCGATCTAACCACCGATTTATGATAGAACAGGTTAACTAGGCCAATGATTCTTTTTGAActagtaattaattaacatgAGTTCTTCATTTGTTTGGAAATAATCTTATGTGTCTAATAAGTAATGGTTCATGtttagtcattttattttatttttaattgtgtcATCGATCATATTGATTCATAAAgcttttattagaaaattaaacaTTAGCAGTTTATTTTCATGTCATTGAAGTAACTTTAATCATTAACCATCAAGAAATAAAGTTTTATAGACcgcataataatttatacattgcAGGCTAATCCAGATTATAAAGGTGTTTGTCACGTTGCTCTAGCACAGGAAGGTCATTGCAGACCTGGAGAGGTAAGTTTCTGTTAACAAAGCTAAGAcatgttaaaatttgaaatctacaGGTTTCAAAGATGTTCTGATCACTTGATAATAGGTCTTGTTTGGTACTGATTCTCACACCACATCAGCTGGAGCATTTGGCCAGTTTGCCACAGGAGTTGGTAACACTGATGcagcttttgtattagggacaGGGAAGATCTTACTCAAGGCAAGTAAACAAATATCATCACTTTATTAAATGTGAAAAACACCTAAATTTTATTGATGAAGGCTAAGACTTTTCATCTTGCCCTACATTCAAGATGAAAGTTTATATCTTTCTTCCCAGATAAACCAACACTATCATTTTGCTTCTACATTTTAGTATTTGTTCTTATCAACCATTGCCAAATGTCATAAATATCCTTAAACTTCAGGTGCCTCCAACATTAAGATTTGTACTGGATGGTGAAAAGCCCAGCTATTTGCTTGCGAAGGATCTAATTTTAAATGTGGGTAATGGGTTCCTCTCATGTTTTTCCATTTGAATGAAATGCTGTTAATCAAAGTTATGTGACATGAGTATATTATAACACTGTTGTCTGTTTTCTTTTCGTGGTGTTGCCATTTGAAAAACCATCATTCAGATCATTGGTGAAATATCTGTGTCTGGTGCAACATATAAAACGATGGAGTTTGTTGGGACAACAATTGAAAGTTTAAGTGTATGCATACTTTTAACACTGTTTTCTTTCTATATGGTATGTTATTTGCACTAGTATAAGACTTTTGAATTGTTGTATTGTATTGTAGATGGAAGAAAGGATGACACTGTGCAACATGGTTATAGAAGCTGGAGGGAAAAACGGTATTGTTGCTGCTGATAGAACCACATACAAATACCTTGAGGTTGTTGAAGTTGAACAGCGCCCTTTATGTTTTTCTCATTTCACTGTTTCTCTCTTCATGTATGTGCTTGCATATATACATGCAAGATGctgaattttcaattaaaaaaagatgTGCTAGTTAAGTAATGCTTGAAATATGCTCCTGCATTACATGTTTGTGTGTAATAAGTTTTGCCTTACTTAATAGAGTTTTCACATCTTAATTCTTTCCCCTTTTTCTCGCTGCCATGGATTTTATATTGTTTAGTTCTTTTGCACAGGATAAGACGTCTGCACCATATGAGCCAGTTTCTAGTGATGAGAATGCAAGGCAAGTTCTGTTTGCTCCgcatatatatacaaatattatttatttgatttataattACCAAGATCTAAATTCCCTTTTCATGGATCTGGAATTGCAATATTAGATGGACCAGAGATGATTTGACCTTAGGACGTTTCATGTAATTTAagaatattgttttttaaaatgtgatttaGAGATATCTGCTATTTCTGATTGACCAATAGGGTATAAGTTTTATAATGGTCAAATGGTGAGTTTATAtccatcaaatataaaatttagacgCTATTATTATGCAATTTCAGGTTTCACCAAAATATGGCCAGTGATAACTGATGAGTAATTGGTTGACTTTAAGAGTTAGTTGTcttatattcttaattattttcttaccaTAAAAACAATCACGGTCTTTTCAGAACAATTCATATATTTCCCCCCTTTGTTTTCTCTTATGTGATTCTTTTgaactgtttttctttttctttttttacttgttGATGTGCCAGGTTTCTAGCCCAATATAGATTTGATGTATCAAATATGGAACCATTGGTTGCAAAGGTACTTTTACTTTaacttaatcatatttttatcttcattttgCCATAAAAAGTGTTAAGAATTTTGTGTTGTAAAAGATTCTTTTTGAGTTTGATTGCTAATATAATGCAATGTGTTTGAACCACCATACAGCCACATTCCCCCGATAATCGTGCTTTGGCAAGAGAATGCAACAATGTGAAAATTGACAGAGTATACATTGGATCCTGCACTGGTGGGAAGACTGAAGATTTTATGGCTGCAGCAAAAGTTTTCTTAGCGGGGGTATGTCTATTATAATTTCTTTCTCCTGCACTTTCTTTTTAACATGCAAACTGCATTTATTTTATGGTGGATATTGGAAAACCATTAATACTCTGGATTCAGGAGGGCTAGAACCACATACTTCTCACCGTGAAGGATGGCAGTCCGTGCAAGAATTTCATGTTTCTGTTTGGACGGTGATAAATTTGGATGGCAATATTCTGCCTCTCACAGAAATTTGGAATTGAGTGCAAACTTGTTATTTTTTCATTCCATCTGTTATGAAAGCGTTCAAATGAAAATTTACAAAGCATATTGTAAACAAGTTTTCCTCAATAAATAACTATGTTAGATTGCAAGTCAGtgaattataataatttcaattttcaacgcATACAAGGAAAACATAATGTTTTATGAACATGAGCATGTGAGACAATTTTGAGTATTTGATCTTAGTACGATTTATTTGAGCCACTTTTGAGGCTGCACCTTATGCAGAATAATGTCTTTATATAgttcttatttaaattttttctgcTCAGTAAACATTAGTAtctgttctttttctttctttatcatCTTTAACATAATGAAACCGGTTCCACTGTAGGGAAAAACCGTCAAAGTTCCTACTTTTCTTGTGCCTGCTACACAAAAGGTCTGTTAAGGTGCACTATTTCTATTCAAGATATGGGTGTTGTTACCTGTTTCATAAGTGTTAACCACCTAAGTCGTCAAATTTTCAGGTTTGGATGGACTTATACACACTTGAGGTACCTGACTCAGGTGGCAAGACTTGTTCGATGATTTTTGAAGAAGCTGGCTGTGATCCTCCTGCTAGTCCTAGTTGTGCTGCATGTATGGGTGGTCCAAGAGACACATATGGACGTTTAAATGAACCCCAGGTATACTTACACTTTTTTAGAATCAAACATACCcttaatcataaaatattgcttaaaaagaaaatcttagTTTGTAGCTAAAATATGTTGGGACTTGGGAATTAACTGACATTAAAAAAGAATGGACTTAAGTTCCAGTTAACACACTGCCCTTCTCAGCTAACTCAAATTCCTTTGTAACACCAAGTTCTTATTTTCTGGAGCGATAATATAGTTAGAGTCTTATAGATAAATGTAACACCAAGTTGTGTTATTGTTTTCCTTTTGATGTAACTGATGAAAGGACTGTCAATGCAGGTCTGTGTCTCAACAACAAATCGAAATTTCCCTGGTCGGATGGGGCACATGGAAGGCCAGATATATCTTGCTTCCCCCTATACTGCTGCAGCATCTGCACTAACTGGTTTCGTAACTGATCCCAGGGAGTTCTTGTAGATCAGCTAAAATGGGTAGAAAGCAGTTTCTACCTaattggaaaaataataaaataaaaaaaagctcaaagaaCTTTTATGCCAGAACCagaattatgtattttaaagtCAAGTAGTTAGCTTGTAAGCGTAGAGCATGTTATTAGTGTGTTACAACTTGGCAGCAATCCACATAATTTTTACAATTACAACTATTGGAAAGTTAAGATAAGACTACAACTCATTGAAGCAATTTTCTCTCGTCTCTTTTATTATCTCTCTAGGGTGTCTACCCATCATTattcaatatgaaaataagaCTACACAACTCGTTGAAGCACTTTCAGTAGACTGCGCATCATCATATTAATAAAACTGAAACCACCTTTGCAATAACACACACGAATATATACGTAATTGTCATTGAGGAAGATGGAACAACGAAAAGCCCAAAATACAGCCTTCATAATGAATCACATCATATTATAGAGTCaaatttgaaacaaacaaacaaacaaactcaTCAATCACAAAGGTACGTAATAATGCAATAATTAAATACTCACATGATCAGATTCATATGATCTACAACTAAGGAAAACAGAGAGATATAAGTAAGGAAATATGTGTATAGCCTTATGTTGTATTGTGGAGTCCCAACGAATTAAACTGACATGTCTTACAATTGACAAAAGATGGAGTAGCAAAAACAGATGATGGAATAACaaagaatgaataaaattattacagCATAGTCCTTTGCCACAAATATTCCCATGTTGGCTCCAcaatgcatattgttgtgggtAGTTAGAGAAGACTGGAACTGTCATCCGCTGAGGGAGTGCGGCGACTGCGGATGCGGTTCTTCTTTCCTTTAGGGTCACCGCCGCAACCAACGTAGCACTCAACACCACATATGTTACTAAAGCATGAGAACAAGCCACTCCCAGTACTCCCGCCGTCGGTGTGCCTCCGCGAGTGCCGGCTCGTCTTGGTGGTGCTCGTCGTTGGGTAGCTCGAGACCTCGCCGCGATCGACCACCGGCGGCAAGTCCGTCCGCCACCTCTCCAGCTTCGACTGCAGCCCCTCCACGCTCTCCGCGTCCAAGCTCCATCCTCCCACCGTTGAATTCTCCCCCTCGTCGATCACCGGCTTCCTCGCGATCGCCGCCGCCACCTCCGATGGCGACGGCCCCAGCTCCGACTCCGTTATCACCACATGCCCCATGTTGGCCAAGTTTGACCTCCGCGGTGTCATGTACTCAAACCCTGCACCGTTCACTTTCCCGAATGGATGCATTGGCGTCCCCCTCTGCGACCCGTTGAACCCCACCGCCGGGTTGAACTTCGACACTGCCGGCGAGTTCCGAAACTGCGGCTTTGGAGTTGGCATATACTGCGGCATCGGAGAATTCTTAAACTGCGGCTTCGGCGAGTTCATATACTGCAGCACCGGAGAACTCTTGTACTGTGGCGTAGGAGAGTTCTTAAACTGCGGTGCAGGCGAATTCTTAAATTGCGGCGCCGGAGAATTCTTAAACTGCGGCTTCGGAGAGTTCATATACCGTGGTGCAGGAGAATTCTTATATTGTGGTGCCGGAGAATTCTTAAAGTGCGGTGCCggagaatttttaaattgcggtGCCGGAGAGTTCTTAAATTGTGGTGCCGGAGAGTTCTTAAATTGTGGTGCCGGAGAGTTTCGAAACTGCGGTTTGGGGGAGGCTCGAACTTCGTATTGAACGTGATTAACATGAACATGTTGTTGTCCTTCATCAGCGTCGGTTTCGCTGGTGGCAATTTCAGAAACGGAGTTAACGGTTGAATGTGCGTTCTCGTTATCATCGTCATTATCATTATGAACCTCCTCAACGACGTTGTTGTGGACGTGGACAATATCATCGGGACTTGCCTTTCCGCTTTTAACCTTCCACGGCAAAACGGTGTCGCTGAGGACCGAGTTCGTTTCGTTGACGCTACTCACAACCGAGCTACTCTTCTTGGCtttcgttttcttcttcttccccttcTTCTTTTTAACGCTAACCTCGGATCCCGAAATGGTGGAGTCGGCTCGTACAGCCATGGCTCGGTGGTGGCGCGCCACGGCTTCAGCGGCGCCGAGCATGGAGCTGGTGTCGCTCTTGGTCCGGCGAAGCTCAGGCATGGGAGTTGCGACGGCAGTGGGGCGGATGCGGGGGCTGAGGTGGTTGTGGCTGTCGTAAGCGTCCTTCTCACCCATGAGGTGGCGGTAGCCGACGGCCGAGGCGTTGTGAGTGTAGAGCGGCATGCTGCGCATGGAGCTGTCGAGGACGGTGAAGCCAATGTTTAGAATCCCCTGTGGCCTGCCGGAGGGGCGGCGAACCTGGAGGGCGATGAAGCGCATGCCGAGCGGAGTGCGGTTGTTGTGGAAGGGTTTGGAGGGAGGAGGGGCGAGGTTTCCGACGAGGACGCGGACGGTGCCGACGTGGATGTCCTTGAACCAATGAAGCGCGTAGATCTCGATCATGATGGCGGAGGTGTCGGAGTAGAGAAACTCTTCGTCGACGCGGAAGACGAACTTGTCATTCCAAGTTGGGTTGGTGTGGCCCTCAGAGTCGACGCGTGTGGAGAGCTTCCGGTCCGGGTGAACCCAGGAGACAGCGTAGGTACGCATGTTGCGACCCAGAGGAGCCAGGTCCTGGGCGGAAATCACGTTCAGTTCCAGTAACTGGAACGGTGCCAAGATTTGAGACATTTTTTCCAATTTCTATAGGTATATATCAATGAATCAGGCAATGAAATTGGTTATTGGATGCATGGGGATGTATTATTTGAGTTTGTAGGAGAGGACGTATTTTTTGTAGAGTTTGTCGGCGGTTTTGGAGCGTTTGAGGGGTCGGACCCAGGAGAAGACGGAGGAGA
It includes:
- the LOC100811656 gene encoding 3-isopropylmalate dehydratase large subunit, chloroplastic; translated protein: MAFNSSPFITCKKDLGFFAFPSPSSIIGKRQKCKKTSSNKIVSVVSSPKNKRSPSATGSTKIPMTATEKILARAAEKCEVRPGENAWANVDVLMINDITCPGISGIFKKEFGNTAKVWDREKIVVIPDHYIFTNDERAHRNVDIARDFCVEQDIKYFYDIQDRSNFRANPDYKGVCHVALAQEGHCRPGEVLFGTDSHTTSAGAFGQFATGVGNTDAAFVLGTGKILLKVPPTLRFVLDGEKPSYLLAKDLILNIIGEISVSGATYKTMEFVGTTIESLSMEERMTLCNMVIEAGGKNGIVAADRTTYKYLEDKTSAPYEPVSSDENARFLAQYRFDVSNMEPLVAKPHSPDNRALARECNNVKIDRVYIGSCTGGKTEDFMAAAKVFLAGGKTVKVPTFLVPATQKVWMDLYTLEVPDSGGKTCSMIFEEAGCDPPASPSCAACMGGPRDTYGRLNEPQVCVSTTNRNFPGRMGHMEGQIYLASPYTAAASALTGFVTDPREFL
- the LOC100812185 gene encoding uncharacterized protein; translated protein: MSQILAPFQLLELNVISAQDLAPLGRNMRTYAVSWVHPDRKLSTRVDSEGHTNPTWNDKFVFRVDEEFLYSDTSAIMIEIYALHWFKDIHVGTVRVLVGNLAPPPSKPFHNNRTPLGMRFIALQVRRPSGRPQGILNIGFTVLDSSMRSMPLYTHNASAVGYRHLMGEKDAYDSHNHLSPRIRPTAVATPMPELRRTKSDTSSMLGAAEAVARHHRAMAVRADSTISGSEVSVKKKKGKKKKTKAKKSSSVVSSVNETNSVLSDTVLPWKVKSGKASPDDIVHVHNNVVEEVHNDNDDDNENAHSTVNSVSEIATSETDADEGQQHVHVNHVQYEVRASPKPQFRNSPAPQFKNSPAPQFKNSPAPQFKNSPAPHFKNSPAPQYKNSPAPRYMNSPKPQFKNSPAPQFKNSPAPQFKNSPTPQYKSSPVLQYMNSPKPQFKNSPMPQYMPTPKPQFRNSPAVSKFNPAVGFNGSQRGTPMHPFGKVNGAGFEYMTPRRSNLANMGHVVITESELGPSPSEVAAAIARKPVIDEGENSTVGGWSLDAESVEGLQSKLERWRTDLPPVVDRGEVSSYPTTSTTKTSRHSRRHTDGGSTGSGLFSCFSNICGVECYVGCGGDPKGKKNRIRSRRTPSADDSSSLL